The Flavobacterium johnsoniae UW101 genomic interval ACTACAGCACCAGTTTCTACTTTTGCCAATAAAACAGATCTCTTTCCAGCCACTACCACTATTTACTGCCAGATACCGGTAACAGAAGGAACAACCTACAGCATTTCTGTTCAGGCCAGAACACCAGACCAGACCAATGGCGGCAGCTATGTGGGACTTTACAAAGGTAAAGATTCTGACGGAGGTCCTACTGCTATACTATCATCCTTGATGGGAACACTGGTTACAGACTAGTTTAATTTTTACAAAGTCTATCTAAACGAATTTATAAACACAAGCTTCATAGAGATTTTCCTTTATAAAGCTTGTGTATTCTTAATCAGCGATAATTAGGCATAAAAATGTCTTTTTTTAATGCTAAAAAAACTTCTACAGCCTGTTTTTGTGTTTTACACAATTTAATTTTGCAATGTAAAAAAACTATCTAAACAATGACAAAGTTCGAAAAACAAGAAATAGTAAGAGACAACAGGGTTGCCAGATTACTATGGTTTTCAATAGGCTTCTTATGTGCTTTTGGGATAATGTCCTTTTTAAAAGGTTAATTACAGGGTATTATATCCAATAAACGTTTGAAAACAAAAACGGTCTCAGAATATGAAACCGTTTTTTTATTTATAAAAGAACAAAGCTTATTTTAATCCTTCCCACTCTGCATAGAACTGAGCAAGGAATAATTCCATAAAATGATGGCGTTCTGAGGCAATTTGTTTTCCTTTTTCGGTATTCATTTTATCTTTTAAAAGTAAAAGCTTTTCATAGAAATGATTAATAGTCGGGCCATTATTGTTTTTATACTCCTCTTTGGTCATATTGGTTACCGGGGCAATTTCGGGGTTGTACAGAGTTCTGTTTTTAAATCCGCCATAATTAAACGCTCTTGCAATCCCAATTGCACCTATTGCATCTAAGCGATCAGCATCCTGAACAACATCTAATTCGACAGATGAGAATTTCTTTTCAAAATTTCCGCCTTTATAAGAGATATTTTCAATGATATTAACCACATGAAGGATAATGTCTTCAGAAACGTTTTCTGACTCTAAAAACAAACGTGCTGTTTTTGGGCCAATGGTTTCGTCTCCGTTATGAAATTTGCTGTCGGCAATATCATGCAGTAAAGCCCCTAACTGAACAATAGTAAGATCGCAGCTGGTATCACTGGCAATTAAAAGTGCATTTTTGTAAACACGTTCGATATGAAACCAGTCGTGTCCGCCTTCGGCATCGTTTAATTTCTCTTTTACAAAAGCGATTGTTTTAATTATAAGTTCAGAATTATTCATAAATGTATTTGTTTTGTGGTGAAATGGCGCGCTGATTTTACTGATGCAGCAAATTTACACTGGTATTTTTTATAGTTTAAATAAAAAATGTTGATTGTTAAAGCTTTAAAACTTCAACAATCAACAATGTTTTCTATATCAATTGCAAAAATCAATTTCAATGGCAATGGCAAAAATCAATATCAATAGCAATGGCAATGGCAATGGCAATTTCAATATCAATGGCAATGGCAAAAATCAATTTCAATTTATGTCTTCCTGAGCGAAGTCGAAGGACATACAGTATTTGATTTAGCATGAAATCCTTCGACTTCGCTCAGGAGGACAAGCTTCATAAATCATATATCTAAAATCTAAAATCTGCAATCTAAAATCTGCAATCTAAAATCTACAATCTAGCAGGTTCTACCCATTTAAAGATGTGTGATTCTTGTGGAATTACAATTCTTTCTGAAATTTTAGCCATACGGGCTGGTAATTTCATTAGGTAATCACGTGCTTTTTCGGCTTCGTCTGTTAAGTTGGAGATTTTATCAATTTCCCATTTGTTGATTAACTTCTGCATAATTTCAACATAATCAGTAGCTGTGTAAACTCCAATACGCTGTGCAGAATCAGAAAACTGTTCAAAAGCAGAACTGATCTTTTGACCTGATTCTCTTAAAAAGTGAGCCGGCATAACGATTTTCTGTTTCATCATGTATTGAAAAGCCAGCATCATTTCGCTAGGATCAACCTGAAAAATTCTGGTTACAAATTCACTGTAAGCATGGTGATGACGCATTTCGTCACCTGCAATCATTTTACACATTTTAGACAGCTTGTTATCTCCAAATTTTTTCGCAATCTGCGATACTCTGTTGTGAGAAACATAAGTTGCTAATTCCTGAAAACTAGTGTATACAAAGTTTTTGTATGGGTCAGTTCCAGTTCCAATATCAAAACCGTCGTTGATTAAATGCTGTGTTGTCATTTCGATTTCACGCATGTTAACACGACCAGACAAATACAAGTATTTATTTAAAAGATCACCGTGGCGGTTTTCTTCTCCGGTCCATTGTCTGATCCATTTAGACCATCCATTACCGCCGTTTTCCACCTGATCTACTCCTTCTACATCCATTAACCAAGACTCGTATGTTGGCAAAGCTTCTTCGGTAATTGTATCACCTACAAGAGTTACCCAGAAATCGTATGGAAGTTCTTTCGCAATTTCGCGTAGTTCCTTAACCTCCTCAAAGAAGTTTTCTCCTTCAGAATTAGGCAGGAAATCTGACGGCTGCCAAATTTTTTCCACCGGAATTAAATACTGTTCAACGAAGCTGTCCACGTTTTTTTCCAAAAACTGCATCACTTCTAATCGAATGTTTTTTATAGACATTACTTATTTTAAATTTGGGTTGTACGTTTCAGCTCGGACTAAAACTTAAACCTGTTTATACTCATTTACTCCTTCTTTTACTGCTTTTTCAGTAATTTCCATTAATTCTTCAAACTTATAATCTTTTACAGCCAGCGCTTTGTGAGCTGTAAAGGTTAGATGGTTTCCTAAACCTACGGGAAACATTCCGTAACGAACCATCTTCCATGAATTATTGATGCTGACAGGTACTACATACGCTGATGGCGCATATTTACATAAGATTTTTAAACCGCTTTGAGCGAATTCTTTTGGTTTCCCGGTTTTACTGCGGGTTCCTTCCGGAAAAATTACTGCAGATCTAGTGTTTTTTTCTATATATTCAGACAAGCCTTTGATTACTGGAATCGCTTGTTTAGGGTCTTTACGGTCAATTAAAACAGAACCTCCGTGGCGTAAATTAAAAGATACACTCGGGATTCCGCTTCCTAACTCCTTCTTACTTACAAATTTACAATGAAAACGTCTAAAGTACCAAATCATTGCCACGATATCGTACATACTTTGGTGATTGGCAACAAAAATAATGGGAACACCACTAGGAATAGTCTCTACACCTGTAACTTTATAAGTAGTTCCAACAAGGTTGGTGCATCTTAAAAGACAGAAATTTAAATAATCGACACTTTTTTTGTGTGCCTGATATCCAAAAAGATTAAGGCAGATCCACTGTATTGGGTGAAAAACTGCCAGACAAAATCCAAAACATAAATAATAAATTACCGATATTGGATATGAAATTATCTTTTGCATGCTTGAAAAAATTTAACGCCAAAAGTAGTAAATATATTTTTAGCGGTATAAAATTTGAAAACAATAACCGTTTTTATGGTTTAATTGTACCTTTGCCCTTGAAATTGCAACTTTTTTCTGAATTAAATGAACTTCACATACCCTAAAAATGAACGCTTAAAGAGCAAAACAACGATTGGATTACTGTTTTCTGAAGGGAAATCGGTTTCAAAATATCCGCTTCGTTTGGTTTACCGTCAGGCGGAAGAAGCATATCAGGGAAATACTAAAGTGGGCGTTTCGGTTTCTAAGAAATACTTTAAAAAAGCAGTTGATAGAAATTATTTCAAAAGAGTTTTACGAGAAACTTACAGGCTTAACAAACATCTGCTTCTCGATAATCTCGATAAGCCGTATTCTTTCATGCTTTTTTATCAGTCAAAAGACCGATTGTCTTATGAAGAAATTAATACTAAAACAATTCAGCTGTTTGAGAAATTTGTACTGCAGATTAACAAACCCGCAGATTCTGAAAAAGAGAACTAAGCCCTGACTCTCAAAAGGTAAGATAATTAATCAGATTAGATAAAAAAATCGTAGTTTTAGCTTTAAATTGAAATTTTATGCGAAATATTTTCTTTTTGTCTGTTTTCTTCCTGATTTTTTCCGGATGCAGTAAATCTAATGAACCGCAGAATGAATCGATGATGATTTCTGCTGTAAAATTACCTGCAAAAGCAAATGTAAATGCAAATGTAAATGCAGAATCTGATTCTTATGATCGCAATCCGGATTTGTCTGCTCCAAAAATAGAACAGAAAATCATTAAAGAAGCCACTTTACGATTTGAAACCGATGATTTAGAAAATACTTTCAATCAAATTCAAAAAGCGGTTACGGCTGGCAAAGCCACAATTATAAACGATTCTGAAGGAAAAGATTATGGAACCGTTTTTAGAAACCTTACGGTAAAAGTACCAAGCCAGAATTTTGATCGTTTTATAAATGATATTTCAAAAGGTGTATCGTATTTTGAAATTAAAAACATTTCTGCACAGGATGTTACAGAGCAGTTTATAGATTTAACTTCAAGATTAAATACTAAGAAAAAACTTGAAGAACGTTATCTTCAAATTTTGCAGAAAGCGGTTAAAGTGAGTGAGATTTTAGAAATTGAAAAACAAATTTCAGTTATTCGCGAGGAAATAGAAGCCAAAGAAGGCCAATTAAAATATTTGCAGAGCCGTGTTTCTGAAAGCACTGTTACCATAGAATTTTACAAAACAACCGCCGAAAAAGAAGGTGTAAAAATATCCTACGGTTCAAAAATCTGGACAGCAGTAAAATCAGGATTCTTTAGTTTATCTGATTTCTTAATTTCGCTGATCAGCGTTTGGCCGTTTATTATTATATTTTGTGTATTAGCCTATTTTATTAGAAAAAGATTTAAAAGAAAAAAACAACAATCATGAATCGTTATTTCAAAAAGAAATTCATTATACCAGCTGTTGCTGCAGGTTTTTTATTTATTGGAACCAGTTTCAAAGAGGACTTTTTTGAGATTGCCAAGCAAATTGAAATCTTCACAACCTTATTCAAAGCCGTAAACACGAATTATGTAGACGAAACCAATCCGGGTGATTTGATGGACAAAGCCATTAAAAGCATGCTGGGAAGTTTAGACCCGTACACGGTTTATTTTAACGAACAGGATGTTGTAAATTTTAAAATCAACAATACGGGAGAATATACGGGAATTGGCGCCATGATTGCCCGCAAAAAAGACCGCCTGATTGTTCGCGAACCTTATAAAAATTATCCGGCAGACAAAGCAGGATTAAAAGCGGGTGACGAAATTATACAAATTGGTGATGTTTTAATTGCTGATTTTAAAGATGATGCTTCGCAGCTGCTGAAAGGAACTAAAAACACAAAGATCTCAATAAAATACCTGCGTCAGGGAAAAACGTATACGACAGAACTGGTTTTGGACGAAGTCGATATTAAATCGGTTCCGTTTTATGGAAAAATCGATGAGAAAACCGGATATATTGTTCTGGCACATTTTAGCAGAAAGGCTTCTGCCGAAGTTAAAGATGCATTGGAAAAATTAAAAGCGGACGGTGCCACTCAAATTGTTCTGGATTTAAGAGGTAATCCGGGCGGACTTTTAAATGAAGCTATTGATATTTGTAATTTGTTTGTTCCAAAAAATGAAGTTATTGTAACGACAAAATCAAGAATTGAAAAACACAATAACACTTATAAAACAACAAAAGAACCAATTGATACTCAGATTCCGCTTGCTATTTTGGTAAATGGAAGAAGTGCATCGGCATCTGAAATCGTATCGGGAGCTTTGCAGGATCTAGACCGTGCTGTAGTTTTAGGAAGCAGAAGTTTTGGTAAAGGTTTAGTACAGCGTTCTGTTGATTTGACTTACGGAACTCAGTTGAAGGTTACGATTTCCCGTTACTACACTCCATCAGGACGATGCATACAGGCACTTGATTATGCGCACAAAGATAAAAACGGTGTTGCCCAAAAAACAGATGCGAAAAATTTTAATGCTTTTAAAACCCGAAAAGGAAGAACGGTTTATGACGGCGGCGGTGTTTTACCGGACATTGAACTTGAAGAAGCCAAAATGAGCCCCATTACGAGCGCTCTGTTGAAAAATGACGGGATATTTGACTACGCAACATCTTATTACTATAAAAACCCAAATCTGGGCGAAAAAATACCCGTTGTTACTGATGCTGATTATTCGGCCTTCAAACAATACTTAAAAGCGAACAAAATTAGTTTTGATACCGAAACTGAAGTTGCTTTAAAAAATACTTTGGCAGCAGCCAAAAATGAAAAAATTGACGAGACTATTGCTCCCGAATATCAACAATTATTAGCCGCATTAGAGAAAAGTGAGAATACGCTCCTTGACAAAAACCAAAAAGAAATTAGAGGTTTAATTCAGGAAGAGCTTATTAAAAGATACCAATACCAGGAAGGTTTGTATCAGTTATACATTAAGAACAATTCAGAAATTAAGAGAGCAGTAAACGTATTGAATAATCAAACTGAATATAAAACGATTTTAAAAATGTAGAAAATGAAACTTTCCCGGGTCCTTTTTTTGTTTATTATTTACAATTTAGCGGCACAGCAAAAACCAATCGAAACCGTATATTTTGATTTCGACAAATACAATCTTACTGAATCGCAGAGCAAAGTTGTAAATAATTTTATAAAATCGATAGACACGGCAAAAGTTGAATCTATACAAATTTACGGTTACTGTGATGACCGCGGCACTGACGATTATAATTTTCGTTTGTCTCACGACCGGGTTAATACGATACAAAATTTATTAGTTTCATCAGGGTTTAAGGAAAGTAAAATTGTTATTCTTGAAGGAAAAGGCCGTGTTGTGGTAAGGCCTGATACAGTCGAAAATCTTTATGAAACCCGATTACGAAACAGACGCGTTGATTTGATTGTGGTAAAACGCAACAGTTTTGGAAAAGATATTTACTCTTCTTTTAAAGACAAATTAAAGGTTGGCGACAAAATATATCTTGAAAGCATTTTGTTTGATATGGGAAGTGCCAGACTCACTCATAATTCGAAAAGGGAACTGGATAAAATTGCACTGACTCTTTTAAAGCAAAAAAACATACAATTTGAAATACGCGGCCACGTTTGCTGCACTCCTGAAATTTACAGTGACGGAATTGATAAAGACACTAAAGAAAGAAGGCTTTCGTGGAACCGTGCAAAAAACGTTTTTAATTATCTGAGTTCTAAAAAAGTTTCTAAAAACAGAATGCGGTATCAAGGCTGCGGCAATAAATTTCCTCTAAGAATGGGCGATAATTACGATCGGCGGGTTGAGTTTTTGATCACGAAAATCTAAACCATTATTCTAATTATATTGAGATTTTCATATTCTATTTTTCCTTAACCAATACTTCAAACAATAGTTATTACTTGGCTGTATTTAAATGTTTTATATATAAAAAATAAAGCAAAATTAAAAAGTACAAAATTACTTATTGCAACATTGTTGCTCAATATAAAAACCCTTAAAATTAAAAATCCCGATCGCATTTTACGATCGGGATTTTTTAATTTTTCTAGTAAACAGCACATCATTTTTTCTTCATGATAATTTCCATGCTTTTATATTCTGTTCCGTTTTTAGTGTCGAACATTTCCATTTTTCGAGTTGTGGGATCAACAATAGTATAAACTTCTCTGTAAGGTGTTTTCTTACCGTTTAACGGGTTAACCATTTCGCCTTTTAGTTCCATGCTTTTGGTTTTCTCATCGTATTTTCCCATTGCCACCATCATTCCGGTTCCCATATTATCTATAAAGGTTGTCGTGTATTCCTGACTGGCATTGTTGTAGGCTAAAGTACTTTTGCCTTCAAACGGCTGTCCCATCATGGTTCCTTTATAATCAGCTTCCTGATAGCGTCCGCCCAAAATCATTCTAACAACTGCTATTGAAGCTGCTTTTTCTGATTTTCCGTTTGGTTCAGACCAAAAAGTCATATCGCAGTTCCAGGTTCCCACTTCGTCTGCCATCATTTTGTGCGGGTTTCCCGGAGTTGCATAAGCCTGCCAGGCTTTCATTTGTGCCGCCGAGTCTAAGACTGGTTCTGCTTCAGCTTGTTCTGTTTTTACAGTATCTGAATCTTTTTCTGTTATTGTTTCTGTCTTTATTTCTTTTTTACAAGAAACAAAACACATTGCAAACAGTACTAATGCTGTGGTTAATTTTTTCATAAGTCTTTGTTTTTATGTTTGTTATAAAAACAAAAGTAAGAAATATATTAACCACAATAACTTAACTTAAGTTTAGAAAATTATCGCTTGTCTATTTTTACTGATTTTATAATTGCTTCGAGATCGAGCATTAGATCGCGTTCCTGATTTGAGGGAGAATAGCAAAATCCTTCAATTACCAGGATTCGGTTATAAAGAGGATCAACAATAGCGTAATTAATAAAAGGACCGGCCATAAAATCATTTTTCAGCTCCCATGTACCTTTGGTCTCAAAAGCTTCTTTATCGTCTAAATGAGTGGCAGAAAAATAAGGCGCGTAAGCTTCGCCGGTAATCATGGGTGTGTTTGGTTCACGCCCTTTAATATAACGGCCAACAGAATCTCTCATTTTGATAATATTGCCCACTACATTGCCCTTTGTTTTAAAATTGTGCAATGGAATTTGGTATATCAACAAACTGGTGTTGCCGCTAATAATGTCTTTTTTTAGCCAGATAAAATTTTTCTTATGCAAGACATATTCGTATCCTGTTGGAATTTGAATATCGATGTGAAATTTGTTTTTTATAACAGCAGGATTTAAAAGTGATTTGCTGTTGTCTTCCTGAATTTTTTCGATTTCGGCATCACGGATCATTTTGATAATCTGTGCCGAATTTAATTCGATACTGCAGATAATATCGTCTATAGATTTTCCGTAAATGCGAAACGTGTTGTGAGGTAAAGCTTTACTGTGGGTAATTTCAAACTTTTCGTTTGCTGTTTTTTTTACTACAATAATGCTTCGGCTGTCGGTTACAAATCCTTCCAGAAGTTTGGCAGGATATTGATTAATTGTAAAGAGTGGTTCTTCCTGAGTTAGACCTAAAACAGGAGAGGCAAATTTATTTCGGATGGTATCACCAACTTCTCCATACCATAATTGATCGTCGATAATTATGGAAATGGTATTTGTTTTTCCGGAAACGGGCTGCGACTGCTTGTCTGATTTTAAACAAGAAATCAACAGAAACGGAAGTATTAGAAATAAAAAATGGGTTTTATTCATTTTTTTGATTTAATGAAATAAAACCCAAATTTAAATAAGATTTTTTTATTATCCGTTTATTTTAAGTTTCATTCCCGGTTTAATATCTTCATCTTTAATACCATTCCATTTTTTAATATCTGAAATTGTTACTCCAGGATATTTTTTAGAAATACTGTACAAAGAATCACCTTTTTTTACGTAATAATCTTCGCTTGCACTTTTAGCCGATGGAGCTTTTTTCTTGAAAGCGTCTACAGAGTTTGAAGCAATCGCTGTTGTAACAGGCTCTTGAATCTCTGTAACAATTTTAGAAACTACTAATGTTTTTCCTAAACCAATATTATTAGACGTAAGATCATTTAATTCTTTTAAGTCCGCAATAGTCGTACCGAATTTTTTAGCAATGCTTCCTAAATTGTCTCCGGCAGCAACAACGTACTCTACAGTTTGAATTGAAACTTTATCTTTATCATCGTTAGAAGCAATTGCTTCTTCTGTATTTTTCTCGATTGCAGGTATAGATTTAGGTTCTTTAACCACTTTTGCCGAGGCATCTATATCTGATTTAATTTTTAGGGTTCTTCCTAATGCGATTGCATTTGTTTTAAGATTATTCCATTTTTTTAAATCTGAAATATTTACATTGTACTTATCTGCAATCGTTCCTAAGTTGTCTCCTTTTCTAACTTTATAAAACTGAATGTCTTTTGAAGATTCTACAGCTTCTCTAACTGATTTCCCTTTTGGAGCAATTTTAGCTGCTAAACGGGTTGGAATTGTTTTAACCAGAGATTCATGTTCTACATAAGCATAAATTTTATCTTCGTTTGAAACAAAAGCTGCAATTTTATCTTTTGGCAGACGAAGGAAATTCATTTCTCCATGATAAGCCGGGACTATATTCAGTTTGTAAGATGGATTTAAAAGCTGCAGCTGCGATTGCGGCATATCTAATAAATCTGCTAACTGCTTAAATGAGATTTGATTTTTGATTCCAACAGTGTCTGTTTCAAAGTTTTTAACCACTGCTCTTTCCGGATTGATTCCGTGCTCTTTGTGGTATTCAAAAAGGTACATAGTAGCATAAAATGCCGGAACGTATCCTTGTGTTTCTTTTGGAAGATAATTACGAATATCCCAGTATCCTGTTTTACCTCCGGAACGGCGGATTGCTTTTGTAACGTTTCCTGGTCCTGAATTGTAAGATGCTAAAACTAATTCCCAGTCGTTAAAAACGCTGAACATTCTGGTCATGTAATCTGAGCATGCTGCAGTAGCTTTAAGAGGGTCGCTTCTTTCATCGATATAAGAATCGATTTTTAAAGCGTATTGTTTTCCGGTTCCGTACATAAACTGCCAAAGTCCCGTGGCGCCCATTTTAGAAACTGCTTTAGGGTTTAAAGCAGATTCTACAACGGCTAAATATTTTATTTCCAATGGGATTTTTTCTTTAGCGAAAGTTTCCTCGAATATTGGAAAGTAGTATTCTGATAAAGCCATTAATCGAGAAAACGATTTTTTACGATTCTTAAGGAATGACTTTATTATATTTTCTAATCCTTGATTGTATTCTATCTCAAAAGGAGATTTAGCATTCATTGCTGCCAAACGCTGTTTTAAAAGTTCAGTTGGCAGTTCTTCGTCTACTGTCACATCCTTATTAATGGTTTGAATATCTTTTGTCAAATCATCGTAGATGTCTAAGCTTACTAACTCATTCATCCAAAGACTGTCTACTCTTGAAGCAAGATCGTCTTTTTTGAATGTGCTTTTAATAGAATCTAAATAGGACAACTTTACTTCTGGCTTTATTTCCTTTGCATGTTCTGAAGTTTCCTGCGCAAACATCGACATTGAAAACAAAGCGGCAACCACTAAGGAGATTTTCTTTACAATCATATAACATTTTTTTAAAATTCTATAATTCAACCAATTATAGGACTTGTATTTTTGCAAACTTAAAGAGTTTATGCATTAAAAATATGCAAAAAAATGTTAATTGTGATATTTTAGTCTAAAATCGCAGCGATTCCAGGTAAAATTCTTCCTTCTAACATTTCAAGCATTGCCCCGCCGCCAGTTGATACATAACTCATTTTATCTTCAAATCCGAACTGTTTTACTGCTGCAACAGAATCACCTCCTCCTACTAGAGAAAATGCTCCGTTTTTAGTTGCTTCTGCAATAAAATCACCTAAAGCGATAGTTCCTTTTGAGAAAGTTTCCATTTCAAAAACTCCTAATGGACCATTCCAAAGAATTGTTTTTGACTCTAAAATAACTTTTTTGAAGTTCTCTAAAGATTTTGGACCTGCATCAAGACCCTGCCATCCATCAGGAATTGCAGTTACGTCTACAATTTGTGTATTTGCTGTATTTGAAAAATCGTCAGCAGCTACAACATCAACAGGAATGTGCACCTGTACGTTTTTCTCTTTTGCCAATCTCAAAATTTCAAGTGCTAAATCTAGTTTATCATCTTCGCAGATTGACTCACCAATTTTTCCACCTTGTGCTTTAATGAACGTAAAAGTCATTCCACCACCAATAATCATGTGGTCTACTTTGTCTAAGATATTCTCGATAACTGTAATTTTTGAAGAAACTTTAGATCCTCCTAAAACTGCAGTAACAGGTTTTTCGCTGTTTTTAAGTACTTTGTTTAAACTGTCAATTTCTTTTGCCAATAAAGTTCCAAAACATTTATCGTTTGGAAAAAACTGTGCAATAATTGTTGTTGAAGCGTGTGCTCTGTGTGCTGTTCCAAAAGCATCATTCACATAGATATCTCCAAGTGAAGCTAATTCTTTGGCAAAAGCAACATCTCCGGCTTCTTCTTCAGCATGAAAACGTAAATTTTCTAATAATAAAACTTCTCCTGGCTGCAGGTTTTTAGCTGCTGTCTGAGCTGGTTCTCCAATGCAGTTTTCAGCAAACTTAACCTGAACGCCTAAAATTTCAGAAGCTGTTTTTAAAATATGTTTCAAAGAGTATTTTTCTTCAGCACCTTTTGGTCTTCCTAAATGTGACATTAAAATTACACTTCCGCCCTGAGCTAAAATAGCATCGATAGTTGGTTTTGCAGCTTCAATACGTGTTGTATCTGTTACATTAAAATTTTCATCTAACGGCACATTAAAATCAACACGGATAATTGCCTTTTTATTTTTAAAGTCGAAATCGTTTAGAGTTTTCATTTGATAATTTTTTAGTTTTTTTGAAAGAAAAACAAATATAGGACATTTCGGCTTGTGTTAAATTCGAAAAAAACGAAAAA includes:
- a CDS encoding lytic transglycosylase, with product MIVKKISLVVAALFSMSMFAQETSEHAKEIKPEVKLSYLDSIKSTFKKDDLASRVDSLWMNELVSLDIYDDLTKDIQTINKDVTVDEELPTELLKQRLAAMNAKSPFEIEYNQGLENIIKSFLKNRKKSFSRLMALSEYYFPIFEETFAKEKIPLEIKYLAVVESALNPKAVSKMGATGLWQFMYGTGKQYALKIDSYIDERSDPLKATAACSDYMTRMFSVFNDWELVLASYNSGPGNVTKAIRRSGGKTGYWDIRNYLPKETQGYVPAFYATMYLFEYHKEHGINPERAVVKNFETDTVGIKNQISFKQLADLLDMPQSQLQLLNPSYKLNIVPAYHGEMNFLRLPKDKIAAFVSNEDKIYAYVEHESLVKTIPTRLAAKIAPKGKSVREAVESSKDIQFYKVRKGDNLGTIADKYNVNISDLKKWNNLKTNAIALGRTLKIKSDIDASAKVVKEPKSIPAIEKNTEEAIASNDDKDKVSIQTVEYVVAAGDNLGSIAKKFGTTIADLKELNDLTSNNIGLGKTLVVSKIVTEIQEPVTTAIASNSVDAFKKKAPSAKSASEDYYVKKGDSLYSISKKYPGVTISDIKKWNGIKDEDIKPGMKLKING
- a CDS encoding phosphoglycerate kinase → MKTLNDFDFKNKKAIIRVDFNVPLDENFNVTDTTRIEAAKPTIDAILAQGGSVILMSHLGRPKGAEEKYSLKHILKTASEILGVQVKFAENCIGEPAQTAAKNLQPGEVLLLENLRFHAEEEAGDVAFAKELASLGDIYVNDAFGTAHRAHASTTIIAQFFPNDKCFGTLLAKEIDSLNKVLKNSEKPVTAVLGGSKVSSKITVIENILDKVDHMIIGGGMTFTFIKAQGGKIGESICEDDKLDLALEILRLAKEKNVQVHIPVDVVAADDFSNTANTQIVDVTAIPDGWQGLDAGPKSLENFKKVILESKTILWNGPLGVFEMETFSKGTIALGDFIAEATKNGAFSLVGGGDSVAAVKQFGFEDKMSYVSTGGGAMLEMLEGRILPGIAAILD